In Pseudomonas coleopterorum, the genomic window GGATTACGGTGCGAAAGTCAGGTCCCTCAATGCTGGCGGCTATGACATCAATCTGGCCAGCCCCGCCGCGAACATGCGTCGGAAAAGTATCGATCACATCAAGGCAGTGATCGATCTGGCCGCCGCCTGGGGTACGCAAGAGGTGGTGATATCCCCTGGCACTCGTCGACCGATGATTTCCCCGCCACTGGAAAAGACCTATGAATGGATGTACGAAAGCCTTGCGGTGCTGACACCGATGGCGAAGCAGGCCGGTGTCCGGCTGCTTCTCGAAAACACGCCGTACTGCTTCACCCCCACGATGCCGCAACTGGCAGAAGTGGTCGAAACCCTAAACGATGATACGGTCAGGGTTGTCTACGACATCGCCAATGCCGCGTACATCGCTGAAGATCCGGTCGCGAGCTTGCTGGCGTACCATGCTGCTATCGAGTTTGTGCACGTGTCAGACACCGGTATGGATGTCTGGGGGCATGATCCGGTTGGGACCGGTGTAGTCGACTTCGTAGGGCTGGGTGAGGCCGTTCAGGCCACCTGCGGTATCGAAAACTGCGTGCTGGAAATTATCCGCGAGGAAAACGCGTTGCACGAACTGAACAAGGGTGTGGCGGACCTGCGCGCCAAGGGATGGATAATCCCATAGGCAGCCCACGGGTTTGCAGGCCCTCAGGGCCTGCAATGCGATCCGATGCAGGCGCCGGGATCAGAAGGGGCCAGGCACATGGGACGTTACTTGGCATATCGCAGCGCATGCGCGCGCGATGGGGCAACGAATCACTCTTCGCTTACCGAATTCCACAGCGCCCAGTGTTCGCCTACCTTGATGGCTGAACGCTTGAGGCTTGCCAGGTGTGCATCAAGCGTTTCTTCGCGCATGCGTGCTATGGGGCCGGCAATGCTCAGAGTCCCCACA contains:
- a CDS encoding sugar phosphate isomerase/epimerase family protein yields the protein MIISTFSYLWASTAIDAIAELSEHGHRVFEVPVSSPHCWPVELSTAQQSEAYVRLLDYGAKVRSLNAGGYDINLASPAANMRRKSIDHIKAVIDLAAAWGTQEVVISPGTRRPMISPPLEKTYEWMYESLAVLTPMAKQAGVRLLLENTPYCFTPTMPQLAEVVETLNDDTVRVVYDIANAAYIAEDPVASLLAYHAAIEFVHVSDTGMDVWGHDPVGTGVVDFVGLGEAVQATCGIENCVLEIIREENALHELNKGVADLRAKGWIIP